ACAATTCCCAACCTAATTTATGGTAATAGTCCGAAAATAAATATTAACAATAACATTTCCCCAAAAACCAGTCAAAATCAACTCCAAGGTATCCCCGCTAGTATGGGTATCATCGAAGGAAAAGTAAAAATTATTCACAGCATCCGTCACAATATTCAAATCGATAAAAAAACCATAATCATAGCCCCTTATATCGATGCCAGTTGGTCATTAATCATTCCCCAAGCAGGAGGTATCATTACAGAAATAGGAGGGCAACTATCCCACGGAGCGATTCTTGCCCGAGAATATCAAATACCAGCGGTGATGAATATTCCTCAAGCCACTCGGATATTAAGAAATAATCAACCTATACGCCTTGATGGACAAAAGGGCATTGTGGAAATTTTGTAAAATTCTTTACTTTTGACTAACATTTCATAGGTATCATTACGAAAATTTTTTAGTCTGTTATCTTTATTCACGTAGAAAGAGTTTAATTTCTCATTATTTGACTTTCTCTCTATTTTTCTTTAATGACAAAAATACTTCCCTCGCCCTTCCTGCACTTCTCAAGGGGAAGCAGGGAGGATTTGGAGAGAAGTATTAATATACTACGCTTCTCCTTTATCCTTTTTACCTTTAATGCCACCCAAGCCTAATAAACCTAGTGCGATAATTCCTACCGTAGCAGATGTTTCAGGTGTGGTGACGGTTGCTGAAGCAAATCGGGCGTTAATCTGGCCAGGAATAGCACTACCAAAAACATTGGTGGGGAAAAGAAACCCCGCATTGTCCAGAAATCGACGTTGGTTAAGAAAGGTAATATTAGAATTGAATGTGTTATCTTCATTAAATTGGGTATCACTAATATTACTTGAAAGCACAAGAGAATCATTTTGCGGAAAACTATTTGGCCCGGTTTGAAAGGTCAAGCTATAAGTAGTACCATTGGTTAAATCAACTGCACTGGCTAAATCTTCATAACGATACTGACCTGGAACACCTGGAACACTTGGAACACCAAAGCCGTTAGTGATAGTAATAGACTCATCTAAGGTGCTATTACTATCAATAATTACGCTACCTAAAAGATTTTGAGTAGCTGTTTCCCATAAGCCTACCTGAAAACTACCGTTCTGAAAAAAACCGTCAGAGTTACTATCCCAAAAACCTAAACTGGTTAAGGTTAAGTTATCACTATTGGCAATAAAATCAAAGCCATGGATCGTACTGGCCTGCCAAGTAATATCAACTGGATTTTTGGCACCCTGAATAAGTGCAGCAGCGCTGACAGACTCCGTAATAGTTATATTAACCATAATGGTTGTGGCTGTGGTGAGAGCTAATGATAAATTTTGCTTACCTACACCTGACTTTTGGATTATTTTTGTTAGTACCATAATGGTTTTATTTTGAAAGTTTATCTGATTATATAACGCTAAAGTCTATCCTATGGTTAAAAAGCATTTATCTAAGGCAAAAAACTTAACTTTCAAGGAACAGTTAACTTAATTTCTTTTCTTTTTAAGCTAATTTTTGTTAGCTTATTGATTGTCTTACAATTTTTCTTTAGTCTAAATTACAGTTATCAATCACCATAAAAAAAGCCCCTCTCCATAGACTAGGAGAAGGGTTAGCATTGGAAAATAATTAAGCTACGGGTTGTTTTTTCGCCTCTTCTTCCCTTGCCAAGAATTTTTCTAACTCCGTAAGGGCATCCGCATCAACCTTGGTTTGCATAGGACAGAATTTAGGCCCACACATAGAGCAGAATTCCGCAGTTTTGTAAATGTCTGCGGGTAAAGTCTCATCGTGATATTCCCTTGCTCTGTCTGGATCTAAGGATAACTCAAACTGACGATTCCAGTCAAAATTGTAACGAGCTTCAGAAAGTTGATCATCCCTGTCTCTTGCACCGGGGCGATGACGGGCAATATCCGCCGCATGAGCTGCAATCTTGTAAGCAATCAAGCCGTTACGCACATCTTCCGCATCAGGTAAACCTAAATGCTCTTTGGGGGTAACGTAACATAACATGGCCGTACCATACCATCCTGCCATGGCAGCACCGATCGCACTGGTGATATGATCATAACCTGGGGCGATGTCAGTAACTAAAGGCCCTAAAACATAGAAAGGAGCTTCAGAGCATTCCTCCATCTGTTTTTTAACATTAAACTCGATTTGATCCATGGGTACGTGTCCGGGCCCTTCTACCATTACCTGTACATCATGTTCCCATGCACGGCGGGTTAGTTGTCCGAGGGTTTTTAACTCAGCCAATTGAGCCTCATCGGAAGCATCATGGGTACAACCGGGGCGCAAAGAATCCCCTAAACTGAAGGATACATCATACTTTTTGAAGATTTCGATAATATCGTCAAAATGAGTATAAAGAGGATTTTGTTTATGGTGATGCAACATCCAACGGGCGATAATACCGCCACCACGGGAAACAATACCAGTAATACGATTACGTACTAAGGGTAAATGCTCGATTAAAATACCCGCATGGATAGTCATATAATCTACACCCTGTTGGGCGTGTTTTTCGATGATATGTAAAAAATCTTGTGCCGTTAAATCTTCGATATTACCGTGGACACTTTCTAGGGCTTGGTAAATGGGTACAGTGCCGATGGGGATAGGAGATGCGTTGATAATAGCGGTACGAATTTCATCTAAATTACCGCCCCCTGTGGATAAATCCATGAGGGTATCGGCCCCATATTTCACCGCTAGGTGAAGTTTATCTACTTCCTCATCAATATTAGAACTATTGGGAGAAGCTCCAATATTGGCGTTTACCTTACATTTAGACGCAATCCCGATACACATGGGTTCAAGATTAGGGTGATTGATATTTGCAGGAATAATCATTCTGCCCCTTGCTACTTCATCCCGTATTAACTCAGGGGGTAAATTTTCCCGCTTTGCTACATAGTGCATTTCTTCTGTTATCACACCTTGACGGGCATAGTGCATCTGAGACACGTTAGCCTGTCCCCGTCTTTTCGCAATCCATTCTGTTCGCATATTTTGATTCCTCTATAAACAGCTTTCCTACGCTGGTATTACCCAGTCTCAGGTTCTAAGGGTTTTTCTCAGCCTATTTTTTCAGACACCCCTAGCTATGATTAGATCTTACCATTTATTTTTGTTTAAAGAAATATTCAAGCAATTGAGAATTGATAACAAAAAAAATCCCCTCCGTTAAAAGAGGGGTTAAAATTTATTTACAGATAAATTATTAATCAATGGTTGGGGCTTGGAGGGCTACAAATTGATTTTTGGTTTTATCGGCAATTTCTGTTTCTACTAAGTTAGGCACGGAGTTTCTTAATAATGCCGTAAGTTGATTGGTGGTGCTGTCATAAATTTGGGTGACAATTTTGGGATATAAACCAATACCGATGATGGGAATAAGTAAACAAGCGATAATAAACACTTCTCTGGGTTCGGCATCAATAAGTTTGGTAT
This sequence is a window from Cyanobacterium stanieri LEGE 03274. Protein-coding genes within it:
- the thiC gene encoding phosphomethylpyrimidine synthase; this translates as MRTEWIAKRRGQANVSQMHYARQGVITEEMHYVAKRENLPPELIRDEVARGRMIIPANINHPNLEPMCIGIASKCKVNANIGASPNSSNIDEEVDKLHLAVKYGADTLMDLSTGGGNLDEIRTAIINASPIPIGTVPIYQALESVHGNIEDLTAQDFLHIIEKHAQQGVDYMTIHAGILIEHLPLVRNRITGIVSRGGGIIARWMLHHHKQNPLYTHFDDIIEIFKKYDVSFSLGDSLRPGCTHDASDEAQLAELKTLGQLTRRAWEHDVQVMVEGPGHVPMDQIEFNVKKQMEECSEAPFYVLGPLVTDIAPGYDHITSAIGAAMAGWYGTAMLCYVTPKEHLGLPDAEDVRNGLIAYKIAAHAADIARHRPGARDRDDQLSEARYNFDWNRQFELSLDPDRAREYHDETLPADIYKTAEFCSMCGPKFCPMQTKVDADALTELEKFLAREEEAKKQPVA